GTTGTCGTGAATGCCGGATACTTCGGGACGGACGGCAGGCCGCTGGGCTTTTTCAAGACGGGCGGAAAGGTATTCAACCGGCGCCTTCTGTACCGGGGCCGGCGCACCGCGCTGCATTTCGGGGCCGTTTTTCATGTCGAGAAGGGCGGCGCAAGGGTGGGCATTTCGGATCGGGATGATTTTCGCCCCAGCCGTGCGGACGAAGCGTTCCAGGCGGGCCCCTACCTTGTCCGCCGGGGGCGCCCGGTGACGGATCTGAGCTCGTATCGTGAATTTCAACGGCCGGCCCGAAGAAGCATCCTGGCCCTCGACTCCCGGGGGCGGCTGGTGGTTATCGTCAGTCACACGAACGGCAGCGGAATTTCCTGGTGCGAGATGCAGGCGATTCTTTCACGGCCGGAAGCGGAAGGAGGCCTTGGCATGAAGGAGGCGATGAACCTCGACGGCGGGGCCAGTTCGCAGCTATACATACAGGGCGAGAACTATCGACGCCATCTGGAGGGCCGGTTTGTTCCGGCTTT
The window above is part of the bacterium genome. Proteins encoded here:
- a CDS encoding phosphodiester glycosidase family protein; this translates as MTRVLAIFLLAVAAALPAAAAEVSCLRAGRVDSPPGWQSVAPGMDVRELRIQFAEDVFEQMSMVRITPGEFIVRLHWQPKEVFENEDAPPAIARRTGAAVVVNAGYFGTDGRPLGFFKTGGKVFNRRLLYRGRRTALHFGAVFHVEKGGARVGISDRDDFRPSRADEAFQAGPYLVRRGRPVTDLSSYREFQRPARRSILALDSRGRLVVIVSHTNGSGISWCEMQAILSRPEAEGGLGMKEAMNLDGGASSQLYIQGENYRRHLEGRFVPALIVISPRNPKKEKR